A genomic window from Cryobacterium sp. SO2 includes:
- a CDS encoding glycosyltransferase, protein MQARVTAIIVARNGAQHLQRTLEALRGQTRQPDTVIAVDCGSTDSSAELLAAYGPTHFISAHANLSFGDAIKTAETVLPATDGEHELLWLLAQDSAPEAGALEKLVAELEIAPSVAVAGPKVMEWVADDYIHDFGQSMTPYGSTVTLVESELDQEQHDALSDVLAVSAGGMLVRRTVWDHLDGFDPALPIVDDSLDFCVRVRLAGYRVSVVSAARVSSAGDGVAGPDGSSRGRARRRMVRAERAAQLHRRLVYAPVWALPVHWLSLIPLAFLRSLGDLLRKEPGAILGEFSAAFSAAFLGGRVRQARRRLAGTRTLAWSSISTLRVSAAEVRRRHALTREAALTGARGDRPEIRFFSGGGAWTLLGAAVLSVAVLASLLGAETLTGGGLLPLSDTVGALWANVGYGWRDIGLGFVGGADPFAVVLAVLGTLTFWSPSFSIVLLYMLALPLAATGAWMAATRLTHRGSIRATAAVLWMLSPTFLTAIAAGRPAAILVHLLLPWLFFAGFAAARSWSASGSAALLFAAIVACAPSLAPALLVGWLLCVFVSGRRVMRFVGIPLPALALAVPLIWSQALRGNWLALLADPGVPVPTSPVPVWQLILGFPAGDLGGWTQLLPLWGADASIATLVVPLLLVPLAVLALVALLLPGARGAAFALLAALLGLATAIAAGSVSVAAVGDAAVGIWPGAGLSLYWLGITGAVVFAARGLHKVAIAPLVVSAVALAVVAFPLAAALPLGTSAVQEGIGRTQPAFVTAEALVDERVGTLQIVPQSDGGILATIVRGTGERLDVQSTLDSTATGITQEQAELATLAGNLASQSGLDASADLARFGIRFVLLRPAAETPAEWGTTGTVTPAAAQTSTRTTTSLDGTAALVPVGDTAFGRLWRSDAPTDTAVNGPIPADAGGAFGLITALIAAIVIGATVLLSIPTGAGREAVRQAHRDAIRRASRMSKPAKPTRAPRRVRSARVPRSERPGATPRTKGKRKRGSEVQATGSAEAQTPPATPDTATPDTATPDTATPDTAAPDSAEDADHGH, encoded by the coding sequence ATGCAAGCCAGAGTCACCGCCATCATCGTCGCCCGTAACGGCGCCCAGCACCTTCAGCGAACTCTCGAGGCCCTGCGCGGGCAAACCCGCCAGCCCGACACCGTCATCGCCGTCGATTGCGGGTCCACCGATTCCTCCGCCGAACTCCTCGCGGCCTACGGGCCCACCCATTTCATCTCGGCGCATGCGAACCTCTCCTTCGGCGATGCGATCAAGACCGCCGAGACGGTCCTGCCCGCTACCGACGGTGAGCACGAACTGCTCTGGCTGCTGGCGCAGGACAGTGCCCCCGAGGCCGGCGCGTTGGAGAAACTCGTCGCCGAACTCGAGATCGCGCCGTCGGTCGCGGTAGCCGGTCCGAAGGTCATGGAATGGGTCGCCGACGACTACATCCACGACTTCGGCCAGTCGATGACTCCGTACGGTTCTACGGTGACCCTCGTCGAGAGCGAACTGGACCAGGAACAGCACGACGCCCTGAGCGATGTGCTCGCCGTCAGCGCGGGCGGCATGCTCGTGCGCCGCACGGTCTGGGACCACCTGGACGGGTTCGATCCCGCGCTGCCCATCGTCGACGACTCCCTCGACTTCTGTGTGCGGGTGCGTCTCGCCGGCTACCGCGTGTCTGTGGTCTCCGCGGCCAGGGTGAGCTCGGCCGGTGACGGCGTGGCCGGCCCGGACGGCTCGTCCCGCGGACGTGCCCGGCGCCGCATGGTGCGCGCGGAACGCGCGGCGCAGCTGCACCGCCGTCTCGTCTACGCGCCGGTCTGGGCGCTTCCGGTGCACTGGCTCTCGCTCATTCCGCTGGCCTTCCTCCGCTCGCTCGGCGACCTGCTCCGCAAGGAGCCCGGTGCCATTCTCGGCGAGTTCTCTGCGGCGTTCTCCGCCGCGTTCCTCGGCGGCCGGGTTCGCCAGGCCCGCCGGCGCCTGGCCGGCACTCGCACGCTGGCCTGGTCGTCGATCTCGACCCTGCGGGTGTCCGCCGCCGAGGTGCGGCGGCGTCACGCCCTCACCCGGGAAGCCGCGCTCACCGGTGCACGGGGAGACCGGCCGGAGATCCGGTTCTTCTCCGGCGGGGGAGCCTGGACCCTGCTCGGCGCTGCCGTGCTCAGCGTTGCTGTGCTCGCCTCCTTGCTCGGCGCTGAGACCCTCACCGGCGGCGGCCTGCTCCCGCTCTCCGACACCGTCGGCGCCCTCTGGGCGAACGTCGGCTACGGGTGGCGCGACATCGGCTTGGGATTCGTCGGCGGTGCAGACCCCTTCGCGGTGGTCCTGGCGGTTCTCGGCACGCTCACCTTCTGGTCGCCGTCGTTCTCCATCGTGCTCCTGTACATGCTGGCCCTGCCGCTGGCCGCCACCGGCGCGTGGATGGCCGCGACCCGGCTTACCCATCGCGGGTCGATCCGCGCGACCGCCGCCGTGCTCTGGATGCTGTCGCCCACCTTCCTCACGGCCATCGCGGCCGGCCGCCCGGCGGCCATCCTCGTGCACCTGCTGCTGCCGTGGCTGTTCTTCGCGGGATTCGCCGCGGCCAGGTCCTGGTCGGCATCCGGCTCGGCCGCCCTTTTGTTCGCCGCCATCGTCGCCTGCGCCCCGTCGTTGGCCCCGGCCCTGCTCGTCGGCTGGCTCCTCTGCGTGTTCGTCAGCGGACGCCGGGTGATGCGCTTCGTGGGCATCCCGCTGCCGGCCCTCGCGTTGGCAGTTCCCCTGATCTGGAGCCAGGCCTTGCGCGGCAACTGGTTGGCCCTGCTGGCCGATCCCGGCGTTCCGGTTCCCACGTCACCGGTGCCGGTCTGGCAGCTGATCCTCGGATTCCCGGCCGGCGACCTCGGCGGCTGGACCCAGCTCCTGCCCCTCTGGGGCGCGGATGCGAGCATCGCCACCCTCGTGGTGCCGCTGCTCCTGGTGCCGCTCGCGGTGCTGGCGCTCGTCGCGCTGCTGCTACCCGGCGCGCGCGGCGCGGCGTTCGCCCTGCTCGCGGCCCTGCTCGGACTGGCCACCGCGATCGCCGCCGGCTCGGTGTCGGTGGCGGCGGTGGGCGACGCGGCCGTCGGCATCTGGCCCGGCGCCGGACTCAGCCTCTACTGGCTCGGCATCACCGGTGCCGTGGTTTTCGCGGCCCGCGGGCTGCACAAGGTGGCCATCGCCCCGCTGGTGGTGTCCGCGGTCGCCCTGGCCGTGGTGGCGTTCCCGCTGGCCGCGGCACTCCCGCTCGGCACCTCGGCGGTGCAGGAGGGCATCGGCCGCACTCAGCCGGCCTTCGTCACTGCTGAGGCCCTGGTCGACGAGCGCGTCGGCACCCTGCAGATCGTGCCGCAGTCGGACGGCGGCATCCTCGCCACGATCGTGCGCGGAACAGGCGAGCGCCTCGACGTGCAATCCACCCTCGACAGCACCGCGACCGGGATCACCCAGGAGCAGGCGGAACTGGCCACCCTGGCCGGCAACCTCGCCTCGCAGAGCGGGCTGGACGCCTCCGCCGACCTGGCCAGGTTCGGCATCCGCTTCGTGCTGCTGCGCCCCGCCGCCGAGACACCCGCGGAGTGGGGCACGACCGGCACAGTGACGCCGGCGGCCGCCCAGACCAGCACGCGCACCACCACCTCCCTCGACGGAACCGCGGCGCTCGTTCCGGTGGGCGACACGGCCTTCGGCCGGCTGTGGCGGTCGGACGCCCCCACCGACACAGCGGTCAACGGGCCGATTCCCGCGGACGCCGGCGGCGCATTCGGGCTCATCACCGCGCTCATCGCCGCCATCGTGATCGGTGCGACGGTGCTCCTGTCCATTCCCACCGGTGCGGGCCGTGAAGCCGTGCGCCAGGCGCACCGCGACGCGATCCGCCGGGCCTCCAGGATGAGCAAACCGGCCAAGCCCACCCGCGCGCCACGACGGGTCCGGTCAGCGCGGGTGCCGCGCTCCGAACGGCCCGGCGCCACACCCCGAACCAAGGGCAAGCGCAAACGAGGCAGCGAGGTCCAGGCCACCGGGTCGGCTGAGGCCCAGACCCCGCCCGCCACCCCGGACACCGCCACCCCGGACACCGCCACCCCGGACACCGCCACCCCGGACACCGCCGCCCCCGACAGTGCAGAGGATGCAGACCATGGCCACTAA
- a CDS encoding DUF5719 family protein has product MATKRRVALVGARVTAGLIGMAVVVVAVGGSALVPWPAVLQEPTSTLVTPVASDQLRVCPGPLLTLAADSSQADAATSVGPFATVYGARAPGADGGVLTVERADVSAVDNSESGRDGSPLVLSVPVDDGALEAPLVAGAQSQTAAGETLGGLAAAACTEASSDSWLVSGSTDVGRTSLVLLSNPSSVVASVDLTVYGESGQVDAPGSTGILVQPGTQRIISLAGLAPNLLSPVVHVQATGGQVAAAIEQSVIRGIQPGGVELTGPTTAAATEQVIPGVVVSTPGTDVSVDDGAVSDDTPTVRVLVPGDIPATVSVGVQSEDGASTGTSLEVEIQPGVATEIPLSGVVAGNYTVNLSSDQPLVAAALSTATGSVSPDFTWASAAAPQDGAFLVHVADGPAPALHLANTSDADVTLTLTPDNGEPTVVTVPAAQSVVIGVAASTQYLVTGGTGIVAAVGYTGDGLASSYTISPIGPLAEAIPVYSR; this is encoded by the coding sequence ATGGCCACTAAGCGCAGGGTCGCCCTCGTCGGGGCCAGAGTCACCGCCGGCCTGATCGGCATGGCCGTCGTAGTCGTCGCCGTGGGCGGGTCCGCCCTCGTGCCCTGGCCGGCAGTGCTGCAGGAGCCCACGTCCACGCTGGTGACCCCCGTTGCCAGCGACCAGTTGCGGGTGTGCCCTGGGCCGCTCCTCACTCTCGCCGCCGACTCCAGCCAGGCGGATGCGGCCACCTCTGTTGGCCCGTTCGCCACCGTCTACGGTGCGCGCGCACCCGGCGCCGACGGGGGCGTCCTGACGGTCGAGCGTGCCGACGTGTCCGCGGTCGACAACTCCGAGAGCGGCAGAGACGGTTCCCCGCTCGTGCTGAGCGTTCCCGTCGACGACGGCGCGCTCGAAGCCCCCCTGGTGGCCGGGGCCCAGTCGCAGACCGCCGCGGGGGAGACCCTGGGCGGGCTCGCCGCCGCAGCCTGCACCGAAGCTTCCAGCGACTCATGGCTCGTCAGCGGCTCCACCGATGTGGGCCGCACCAGCCTCGTTCTGCTCAGCAACCCCTCCTCCGTCGTCGCATCCGTGGACCTCACCGTCTACGGCGAATCCGGTCAGGTCGACGCCCCCGGGTCCACCGGCATCCTGGTGCAGCCCGGAACGCAGCGCATCATCTCCCTCGCGGGGCTCGCCCCCAACCTGCTGTCGCCCGTCGTGCACGTGCAGGCCACCGGCGGTCAGGTGGCCGCGGCGATCGAGCAGAGCGTGATCCGCGGCATCCAGCCCGGCGGCGTCGAGCTCACCGGTCCGACGACCGCCGCCGCTACCGAACAGGTCATTCCCGGCGTCGTTGTCAGCACGCCCGGCACCGACGTGTCCGTCGACGACGGCGCCGTGTCCGACGACACTCCGACGGTGCGGGTCCTGGTGCCCGGCGACATCCCGGCCACCGTGAGCGTCGGCGTGCAGAGCGAGGACGGGGCCTCGACCGGCACCTCTCTCGAGGTCGAGATCCAGCCGGGTGTTGCCACCGAGATTCCTCTCAGCGGCGTCGTGGCGGGCAACTACACGGTGAATCTCAGCAGTGACCAGCCCCTGGTCGCTGCGGCGCTCAGCACCGCCACCGGCTCCGTCAGCCCCGACTTCACCTGGGCGTCGGCCGCCGCCCCGCAGGACGGCGCCTTCCTGGTGCACGTCGCGGACGGCCCTGCCCCCGCGCTGCACCTGGCCAACACCTCCGACGCCGACGTCACCCTCACGCTCACCCCCGACAACGGTGAGCCGACGGTCGTGACGGTGCCGGCCGCACAGTCTGTGGTCATCGGGGTCGCGGCGTCCACGCAATACCTGGTCACCGGCGGCACGGGCATCGTGGCCGCGGTCGGCTACACGGGAGACGGACTCGCGTCGTCGTACACCATCAGCCCGATCGGACCGCTGGCGGAAGCCATCCCGGTCTACTCGCGCTGA
- a CDS encoding NAD-dependent epimerase/dehydratase family protein — MIDTSTAVPPAGDTAGHLLITGGAGFIGGAIVSAALERGWRVRVLDSLRRDVHGGLPTPDPRVEFVVGDVTDPVVVAHSLLGIDVVCHQAAKVGLGVDFSDAPDYVHSNEVGTAVLLAGMADAGIVRLVLASSMVVYGEGSYRGSAGFARPGPRRATDLDAGRFDPLDEVTGAPLEPTLVAEDDPLDPRNVYASSKLGQEYLATSWSRSTGGRAAALRYHNVYGPGMPQNTPYAGVASLFRSALQRGEAPTVFEDGRQRRDFVHVRDIASANIAAIEWTAASDAGVFRAFNVGSGTVHTIGDMAEALSRAADGPAPVISGEYRLGDVRHITASSERLRTELGWQPSVSFEDGMVEFATAPLRAAVR, encoded by the coding sequence GTGATCGACACCAGCACCGCAGTGCCGCCGGCGGGGGACACCGCCGGCCACCTCCTGATCACCGGCGGCGCCGGCTTCATCGGCGGCGCCATCGTCTCGGCCGCGCTCGAGCGGGGCTGGCGGGTGCGGGTGCTCGATTCCCTCCGTCGCGACGTGCACGGCGGTCTGCCGACCCCCGACCCGCGAGTCGAGTTCGTGGTCGGCGACGTGACCGACCCCGTCGTCGTCGCGCACTCGCTCCTCGGCATCGACGTGGTCTGCCACCAGGCGGCCAAGGTCGGCCTCGGCGTCGACTTCTCCGACGCTCCCGACTACGTGCACAGCAACGAGGTCGGCACGGCCGTGCTGTTGGCCGGTATGGCGGATGCCGGGATCGTTCGATTGGTCCTGGCCTCTTCGATGGTCGTCTACGGCGAGGGCAGCTATCGCGGCAGCGCCGGGTTCGCCCGGCCCGGCCCGCGACGCGCCACCGACCTGGATGCGGGCCGGTTTGACCCTCTCGACGAGGTGACGGGCGCGCCTCTCGAGCCGACGCTCGTGGCAGAGGACGACCCGCTCGACCCCCGCAACGTCTACGCGAGCAGCAAACTGGGGCAGGAGTACCTGGCCACGTCGTGGAGCCGCAGCACCGGCGGCCGGGCAGCCGCGCTGCGCTACCACAACGTCTACGGCCCCGGCATGCCGCAGAACACCCCGTACGCGGGTGTCGCATCGCTGTTCCGGTCCGCGCTGCAACGCGGCGAGGCGCCGACGGTCTTCGAAGACGGCCGGCAACGCCGGGACTTCGTGCACGTGCGGGACATCGCCTCCGCCAACATCGCCGCGATCGAGTGGACGGCCGCCTCCGACGCCGGCGTCTTCCGCGCGTTCAACGTCGGCAGCGGTACCGTGCACACCATCGGCGACATGGCCGAGGCGCTCAGCCGGGCCGCCGATGGTCCGGCCCCGGTCATCAGCGGGGAGTACCGCCTCGGCGACGTCCGGCACATCACGGCGTCGTCTGAGCGCCTCCGCACCGAGCTGGGCTGGCAGCCATCGGTCAGCTTCGAGGACGGCATGGTTGAGTTCGCAACGGCACCGCTGCGGGCAGCCGTCCGCTAA
- a CDS encoding HAMP domain-containing sensor histidine kinase, translated as MNLYGLVSVVVIALATAIIVGALGLITLRLLARYSLVLQLVVVALATVVSVVSGMAAAASLMYVSDHDLTVFYFVAGVAGSVSLVMAALLGRALVRDSRYLTRAAESLGRGEPVASPERHSNNEFAALAGQLAATGERLQELRDREGRIDASRRELVAWISHDLRTPLAGIRAMSEALEDDMVEDPRRYYRQIRGQVDRLTGMVDDLFELSRIHSGTLRLRLQRVALYDLISDTVADLGPVAREKSLDLRFEGAMGLTIRADPGELSRAVGNLVMNAVQQSTPGSAIVVAVTDHADGRAVISVQDSAGGIHPADLGRVFEAGWRGSEPRTPGVEPADRGRAGLGLAIVEGIVAAHGGEVTVHNVAGGCRFDLLLPLEPATTVP; from the coding sequence ATGAACCTCTACGGGCTGGTCAGCGTCGTCGTGATCGCCCTGGCCACCGCCATCATCGTCGGGGCACTGGGCCTGATCACCCTGCGGTTGCTGGCCCGGTACTCCCTGGTGCTTCAGCTCGTGGTGGTCGCCCTGGCCACCGTGGTGTCCGTGGTCAGCGGGATGGCCGCGGCCGCCTCGCTGATGTACGTGTCCGACCACGACCTGACGGTGTTCTACTTCGTGGCCGGGGTGGCCGGCAGCGTGTCGCTCGTGATGGCCGCCCTGCTCGGGCGGGCCCTGGTGCGGGACAGCCGCTACCTCACCCGCGCAGCGGAGAGCCTCGGCCGGGGAGAGCCGGTGGCCTCCCCCGAACGCCACAGCAACAACGAATTCGCCGCCCTGGCCGGCCAGCTGGCCGCGACGGGGGAACGACTGCAGGAGCTGCGGGACCGCGAGGGCCGGATCGACGCCTCCCGGCGAGAACTCGTCGCGTGGATCTCGCACGACCTGCGCACGCCGCTGGCGGGCATCAGGGCCATGTCGGAGGCGCTGGAAGACGACATGGTGGAGGACCCCCGCCGCTATTACCGCCAGATCCGCGGCCAGGTCGACCGGCTCACGGGCATGGTCGACGATCTCTTCGAGCTGTCGCGCATCCACTCCGGCACCCTGCGGTTGAGGTTGCAGCGGGTGGCCCTCTATGACTTGATCAGCGACACCGTCGCCGACCTCGGGCCGGTCGCCAGGGAGAAGTCGCTTGACCTCCGGTTCGAGGGTGCGATGGGCTTGACCATCCGGGCCGACCCCGGAGAGCTGTCGCGGGCCGTGGGCAATCTGGTGATGAACGCGGTTCAACAGTCGACGCCGGGCAGCGCCATCGTGGTCGCGGTCACCGACCACGCCGACGGACGAGCGGTCATCTCGGTGCAGGACAGCGCCGGCGGCATCCACCCGGCCGATCTGGGACGGGTGTTCGAAGCCGGGTGGCGGGGCAGTGAACCGCGTACCCCCGGCGTGGAGCCGGCCGACCGGGGACGCGCCGGGCTCGGCTTGGCGATCGTCGAGGGAATCGTCGCCGCCCACGGCGGCGAGGTGACTGTGCACAATGTGGCCGGCGGCTGCCGGTTCGACCTGTTGCTTCCGCTGGAACCGGCCACCACGGTGCCGTGA
- a CDS encoding response regulator transcription factor: MNPTPTTGLPETPRRILVIDDDPTVSEIVCSYLSAAGFTVEQAPDGLDGLRRAGTNRPDLVVLDRMLPGMDGIEVCGRFKAAWAVPVIMLTALDEEEDRIEGLEAGADDYLAKPFSPRELVLRVQSVLRRSVPETAPSGAVEAGPFSLDLAAHEVRMFGEPLVLTAREFDLLAHLIGRPHLALSREDLLKSVWGWDFGDLSTVTVHVRRLREKIEADPTRPRLLNTVWGVGYRFDPEPLVASRPDDQDSGARR; encoded by the coding sequence GTGAATCCAACGCCCACGACGGGGCTCCCCGAGACTCCGCGCCGCATCCTGGTGATCGACGACGATCCGACGGTCTCCGAAATCGTCTGCAGCTACCTGAGCGCAGCCGGCTTCACCGTCGAGCAGGCGCCGGACGGCCTGGACGGCCTGCGCCGTGCCGGAACGAACCGGCCGGACCTGGTCGTGCTCGACCGGATGCTGCCCGGAATGGACGGGATCGAGGTCTGCGGCCGGTTCAAGGCTGCCTGGGCTGTGCCGGTGATCATGCTCACCGCCCTCGACGAGGAGGAAGACCGGATCGAGGGTCTCGAGGCCGGCGCGGACGACTATCTCGCCAAACCGTTCTCCCCGCGGGAACTCGTGCTGCGGGTGCAATCGGTCTTGCGCCGGAGCGTGCCGGAAACGGCGCCGAGCGGCGCGGTCGAAGCCGGGCCGTTCTCGCTGGACCTCGCGGCACACGAGGTGCGGATGTTCGGCGAGCCGCTTGTGCTCACCGCCAGGGAGTTCGACCTGCTCGCACACCTGATCGGCCGGCCGCACCTGGCGCTGAGCCGGGAGGACCTGCTCAAGTCGGTCTGGGGCTGGGACTTCGGCGATCTGTCCACGGTCACCGTGCATGTGCGCCGGTTGCGGGAGAAGATCGAGGCCGACCCGACCCGGCCCCGCCTGTTGAACACGGTGTGGGGCGTCGGCTACAGGTTCGACCCCGAGCCGTTGGTCGCCTCCCGCCCGGACGACCAGGACTCCGGAGCCCGCCGATGA
- a CDS encoding glycosyltransferase family 2 protein has protein sequence MSEYRVDIVFPCLNEAGALPWLLGRLPEGYRAIVVDNGSTDGSAEIASSAGATVVHETRRGFGAAAHAGLLHASAAIVAFCDADASMDPQDLPLVVDPVAAGEADLVLGRRRPTTAGSWPLHARIANTTLSWRLRRITGVNIYDLGPMRAARREDLLSLDLQDRRSGYPLEVFLKAAARGWRIREVDTPYAPRVGRSKVTGTVRGTLTAIGDMSRLLKEAGR, from the coding sequence GTGAGTGAATACCGAGTTGACATCGTGTTTCCGTGCCTGAACGAAGCCGGCGCCCTGCCCTGGCTGTTGGGGCGGCTGCCAGAGGGATACCGGGCGATCGTCGTCGACAACGGGTCGACAGACGGGTCGGCCGAGATCGCGTCTTCGGCCGGCGCCACGGTGGTCCACGAAACCCGCCGCGGCTTCGGCGCGGCCGCTCACGCCGGGCTGCTGCACGCCAGCGCAGCCATCGTCGCCTTCTGCGACGCCGACGCGTCGATGGATCCGCAGGACCTGCCGCTGGTGGTGGATCCCGTCGCCGCCGGGGAGGCCGACCTGGTGCTCGGCCGGCGCCGCCCGACGACCGCCGGATCGTGGCCCCTGCACGCCCGGATAGCAAATACCACTCTTTCTTGGCGACTGCGCCGAATAACAGGTGTGAACATCTACGACTTGGGCCCGATGAGGGCCGCCCGGCGAGAAGACCTCCTGTCCCTCGACCTCCAGGACCGGCGCAGCGGGTATCCGCTCGAGGTCTTCCTCAAGGCGGCCGCGCGAGGCTGGCGCATCCGTGAGGTCGACACCCCGTACGCCCCGCGCGTCGGGCGCAGCAAGGTGACCGGCACCGTGCGCGGCACCCTCACGGCCATCGGCGACATGTCCCGACTCCTCAAGGAGGCCGGACGATGA
- a CDS encoding DUF2064 domain-containing protein, whose protein sequence is MTTLIVIAKECLPGKVKTRLHPPLSLAQAAELAAASLDDTLEAVAALPATRRVLAFDGEIPPAAAAGYDIVPQVAGGLDERLGAIFDGCTEPAVLIGMDTPQVSAALLAPIFTAWPDDVDAWFGPAADGGFWALALRQPNGDLIRGVPMSRDDTGDRQLDRLRSAGLRVRMLPTLTDVDHIEDAHHVAALAPNRRFAATLAGFGAALLSGASR, encoded by the coding sequence ATGACCACCCTGATCGTGATCGCAAAGGAATGCCTGCCCGGCAAGGTGAAGACCCGGCTGCACCCGCCGCTCAGCCTCGCCCAGGCCGCGGAGCTGGCCGCCGCCAGCCTCGACGACACCCTCGAGGCCGTCGCCGCCCTGCCGGCGACACGCCGGGTGCTCGCCTTCGACGGCGAGATCCCCCCGGCCGCCGCGGCCGGCTACGACATCGTGCCGCAGGTTGCCGGCGGACTCGACGAACGCCTCGGCGCCATCTTCGACGGCTGCACCGAGCCCGCGGTGCTGATCGGCATGGACACCCCGCAGGTGTCCGCCGCCCTCCTCGCCCCGATCTTCACCGCCTGGCCGGACGACGTCGACGCCTGGTTCGGGCCTGCCGCCGACGGCGGATTCTGGGCGCTCGCACTCCGGCAGCCGAACGGCGACCTGATCCGGGGTGTTCCGATGTCCCGCGACGACACCGGCGACCGCCAACTCGACCGGCTCCGTTCCGCCGGACTGCGGGTGCGGATGCTGCCGACCCTCACCGACGTCGACCACATCGAGGATGCCCATCACGTGGCCGCCCTCGCACCGAACCGCCGGTTCGCGGCGACGCTGGCCGGCTTCGGTGCAGCCCTGCTCAGCGGGGCGAGCCGATGA
- a CDS encoding methyltransferase domain-containing protein, translating into MTLLTGRSDVEQPTTFGSGGTEPYAAALQQESAVLYLRNNTAQLTASAPMDAGRWSADADATDLDVLTDATGPVLDIGCGPGRMIRAAMDLGMSAAGVDVSPTAVRIATAAGLAVFNRSVFAPMPLEGGWGTALLLDGNIGIGGDPAALLARCAQLLAVDGALIVEVSQDPIREHAFEGTLEDAQGRRSDVFPWAEIGLVPLRARAEEAGLAVAQDWVRDGRWFARLVRR; encoded by the coding sequence ATGACGCTGCTCACCGGGCGCTCGGACGTCGAGCAGCCCACCACTTTCGGTTCCGGCGGCACCGAACCCTACGCGGCAGCCCTGCAGCAGGAGTCCGCGGTGCTGTACCTGCGGAACAATACGGCTCAGCTCACGGCCTCTGCGCCCATGGACGCCGGCCGCTGGAGCGCCGACGCCGACGCCACCGATCTTGACGTGCTGACGGATGCCACCGGGCCGGTGCTCGACATCGGCTGCGGCCCCGGCCGGATGATCCGCGCCGCCATGGACCTGGGCATGTCGGCCGCCGGCGTCGATGTGTCACCCACGGCGGTGCGCATCGCCACGGCCGCTGGGCTCGCGGTGTTCAACCGCTCGGTGTTCGCCCCCATGCCGCTCGAGGGCGGCTGGGGCACGGCTCTCCTGCTCGACGGCAACATCGGCATCGGCGGTGACCCGGCGGCCCTGCTCGCGCGATGCGCGCAGCTCCTCGCCGTTGACGGCGCGCTCATCGTGGAGGTCAGCCAGGATCCGATTCGGGAGCACGCCTTCGAGGGCACCCTCGAAGACGCTCAGGGCCGTCGCAGCGACGTCTTCCCCTGGGCCGAAATCGGGCTCGTGCCGCTTCGTGCGCGCGCCGAGGAGGCCGGCCTCGCGGTGGCTCAGGACTGGGTCAGGGACGGACGCTGGTTCGCCCGCCTGGTGCGCAGGTAG
- a CDS encoding molybdopterin-dependent oxidoreductase produces MATVIGRLLGLAFLLCFGTGLYSHFLQQPLPWMTFPTRPAGLYQLTQGTHIVTGIACFPLLLAKLYVVFPQLFQYPPVTSFVNFFERASIALFVGASLVEITIGLLNTYQWYPFPFPFKQVHFALSFVIIGSLLVHIGVKLPLIAAHWRSAPTPGPEERHPVDTVTAEVPTEGLPRTRGLTGRLLSYIDATPNLPARTSRRGFLTTVALAVAAVVGLTAGQTFAPLDAINVFGPRKKGVGQQGVPVNRTSAQAKVATTALASDWVLTVASGGTERSFTRTELLALPQTDVDLPISCVEGWSQMASWRGVRLRDLIDEVGGSPDTDFRLISLEQRGGFKQTEMGHEYVRDELTLVALELNGETLDLEHGYPARMIAPGRPGVLQTKWLSRIEAIDA; encoded by the coding sequence ATGGCGACCGTAATCGGTCGGCTGCTCGGCCTGGCATTCCTGCTCTGCTTCGGCACCGGACTGTACAGCCATTTCCTGCAGCAACCACTGCCGTGGATGACCTTCCCCACCCGGCCGGCCGGGCTGTACCAACTCACCCAGGGCACGCACATCGTCACCGGGATCGCCTGCTTCCCGCTCTTGCTGGCGAAGCTCTACGTGGTCTTCCCGCAGCTCTTCCAGTACCCGCCGGTCACCTCGTTCGTGAACTTTTTCGAACGCGCGTCGATCGCGCTCTTCGTGGGCGCCTCCCTGGTGGAAATCACCATCGGCCTGCTGAACACCTACCAGTGGTATCCGTTCCCGTTCCCGTTCAAGCAGGTGCATTTCGCGCTCTCCTTCGTGATCATCGGCTCACTGCTGGTGCATATCGGTGTGAAGCTGCCGCTGATCGCGGCGCACTGGCGCTCCGCCCCCACGCCGGGCCCGGAGGAACGGCACCCGGTGGACACCGTCACCGCCGAGGTCCCCACGGAGGGGCTGCCACGAACACGAGGCCTGACCGGGCGGCTGCTGTCCTACATCGATGCGACGCCCAACCTTCCGGCGCGCACCAGCCGGCGCGGCTTTCTCACCACGGTGGCACTGGCGGTTGCGGCGGTCGTGGGACTCACCGCAGGCCAGACCTTTGCGCCCCTCGACGCGATCAACGTCTTCGGACCGCGCAAGAAGGGAGTCGGCCAGCAGGGCGTTCCCGTGAACCGCACCTCCGCCCAGGCGAAGGTGGCGACGACTGCCCTGGCGTCCGACTGGGTGCTCACTGTCGCTTCAGGCGGAACCGAACGCTCCTTCACCCGCACCGAGCTGCTTGCCCTACCGCAGACCGACGTGGACCTGCCCATCTCCTGCGTCGAGGGCTGGAGCCAGATGGCATCCTGGCGGGGGGTGCGCCTCCGCGACCTCATCGACGAGGTCGGCGGCTCCCCCGACACCGACTTCAGGCTGATCAGCCTCGAGCAGCGCGGCGGCTTCAAACAGACCGAAATGGGCCACGAGTACGTGCGGGACGAGCTCACCCTCGTCGCCCTCGAACTGAACGGCGAGACCCTCGACCTCGAACACGGCTACCCGGCGCGCATGATCGCGCCGGGAAGGCCCGGCGTTCTGCAGACCAAATGGCTCAGCCGGATCGAGGCGATCGACGCGTGA